A single Lolium perenne isolate Kyuss_39 chromosome 6, Kyuss_2.0, whole genome shotgun sequence DNA region contains:
- the LOC139832550 gene encoding uncharacterized protein → MNGMTQNTARKMRRLASLLGCREAEIATSSSSEEREIPEDELILSQGILPKRTSKQASRSAYQLKPRGKGPNRYTPEDYVNRGKKVVTEEDEGPRRRSALSKMRNDEPFSSEEEEEEEEEEEQQQEQQEQQQEQPRQRTKRMAVRKQPARTTRKLSSFVDTMSDEEKGNGSPSMSAPMARLYQCRSDHPTTAAA, encoded by the exons atgaacgggatgacgcagaacactgcacgaaagatgcggcggttagccagcttgctaggttgccgggaagccgaaatcgctacatcttcctcttcagaagagcgggag attcctgaggaCGAGCTAATTCTGAGTCAAGGCATACTTCCAAAGCGTACCTCGAAGCAAGCCTcacggtcagcttaccagttgaagccaaggggcaagggtccaaaccggtacactccggaagattatgtcaaccgaggaaagaaggttgtcactgaggaggatgaggggccgcggcggagatcagctttgtcgaagatgaggaacgacgagccgttctcttcagaggaggaggaggaggaggaggaggaggaggagcagcagcaggagcagcaggagcagcagcaggagcagccacgacagcggacgaagaggatggccgtccggaagcagcccgcgaggacg ACCAGAAAGTTGTCTTCATTTGTTGATACAATGTCAGATGAGGAGAAAGGAAATGGTTCTCCCTCGATGTCCGCCCCAATGGCCAGACTGTACCAGTGCCGCTCGGACCACCCCACCACGGCTGCGGCATGA